The genomic segment ATCTCGCCACGAGCGACATTCACTTCAAGCGGATCCTGGTTGGAATTGACTTCTCTAAGCAAGCCGCCCTGGCATTGAAGACCGCCATCGCGATCGGCGAGATCTTCGGCTCCCAAATCTTCCTCGTCAATGCAGTGTCACTTTTTGCGTATGGAACGGGGCAGGAGCCGATACGACCGGAGATGATCAGTGCAGAGATTGATGGCGCGATGGAGGAGATGAAGCAGATTGTCGCTAGCGAGCCGCGACCATATGGGCTTCAATTGACGACGACCGTCGCCTACGCTGGTGCAGTCGATCTCATTGAACAGGTCGCAAGCGAGGAGAAGGTCGACCTGATCGTCTTAGGGTCGCATGGTTCGAGCGGTCTCGAACGGCTGGTGCTGGGATCCGTAGCGGAGACCGTGTTGCGCAAGGCGGCGTGCCCTGTCCTTGTTGTAGGGCCAAACTGTCATGCCGAACAACATCCATTCCGGTCGATCCTGTTCGCCACCAACCTCGAAACCACAGGACTGCGCGCGGCGCAGTACGCTTCAGCTCTCTCGGAACACGTCCACGGTCGTCTCACGCTGCTGCACGTGATTGAAAACCAGACAAATGTTCCGAACGTAGAGTCTGGGCTCATTGAGAACCGCCTCAAGCAGGAGCTTCGGAGCCTTCTTCCCTCCGATGTGGGACTCTTCTGTGAACCCAAAGTCCGTCTTGAGTATGGCTCGCCGTCTGAACTAATCCCGGTCGTCGCTGAGTCGGAATCTGCGAGCTTGATCGTAGTTGGTTTACGAAATCAATCAGCCTTGTCCGACCACTCACCCTGGTCAACCCTTTCTCACGTCATCAGGGAGGCGAAGTGCGGCGTACTCGGGGTTCGCAGTCATTTGCTCTGAACTTCATCCTCACCACGCTGACTCCCATGGC from the Edaphobacter bradus genome contains:
- a CDS encoding universal stress protein; protein product: MTPVSGRINSSIHDEGLHLATSDIHFKRILVGIDFSKQAALALKTAIAIGEIFGSQIFLVNAVSLFAYGTGQEPIRPEMISAEIDGAMEEMKQIVASEPRPYGLQLTTTVAYAGAVDLIEQVASEEKVDLIVLGSHGSSGLERLVLGSVAETVLRKAACPVLVVGPNCHAEQHPFRSILFATNLETTGLRAAQYASALSEHVHGRLTLLHVIENQTNVPNVESGLIENRLKQELRSLLPSDVGLFCEPKVRLEYGSPSELIPVVAESESASLIVVGLRNQSALSDHSPWSTLSHVIREAKCGVLGVRSHLL